A DNA window from Desulfobacterales bacterium contains the following coding sequences:
- a CDS encoding CDP-alcohol phosphatidyltransferase family protein, with protein MAAPHSSDSPASILSFAKDLPNICSLAGLLCAVVAIYYALLGIFPAAMIGLIWAVFFDWSDGLIARRLKGRNDKQREFGGQLDSLIDIVSFSICPAIVLLSYGHFSPWFLPGAFIIVATGVLRLSYFNVFGLVDGSTYMGLALDNNIIILVFAFLFNGLISHTAFSIFIYILLMLLAALNVAPIKTPKFAGRWYYALIAYTVTLSAIFGWQWYSF; from the coding sequence ATGGCAGCCCCACATTCATCAGATTCGCCCGCTTCCATACTCTCTTTTGCCAAAGACCTGCCTAACATATGTTCTCTGGCAGGGCTTCTATGCGCGGTTGTCGCTATTTATTATGCGCTCCTGGGCATCTTCCCAGCCGCAATGATCGGCCTGATCTGGGCGGTATTCTTTGACTGGAGTGATGGCCTTATCGCCCGGCGCCTGAAAGGGCGGAACGATAAACAGCGGGAGTTCGGGGGACAGCTCGATTCCCTGATCGACATTGTCAGCTTCAGCATTTGCCCGGCCATTGTCCTGTTAAGCTACGGACATTTCAGTCCCTGGTTCCTGCCCGGAGCCTTTATTATCGTAGCGACCGGGGTACTCCGGCTCAGCTATTTCAATGTCTTCGGCCTGGTTGACGGGTCGACCTACATGGGACTGGCGCTGGACAATAACATCATCATCCTGGTCTTTGCTTTTCTGTTTAATGGATTAATCAGCCACACTGCTTTTTCTATTTTTATCTATATCCTGCTTATGCTGCTGGCCGCTTTGAATGTAGCCCCGATTAAAACCCCCAAGTTTGCCGGTCGATGGTATTACGCCCTCATCGCCTATACGGTGACCTTGTCCGCAATATTTGGCTGGCAGTGGTATAGCTTTTAA